The genomic segment GGAGGCGCGCTGGTTTGCGGGTCGCATCTTGGCAGAATTTAATCATCCCACTGTGATAATTACTTTGGTTAATTTGCTCAGAACGGCTGAGGATGAAGACTTAGCGCTCATGGCAACTAATGCCCTTTCGAGTTTGGGGAACTCAGCCGTTAACGGTTTGGCGGATCTATTACTCGATCCAGAAACCAGGTTGTTAGCAACAACTGCACTCTCCCAAATCCGCCGTCCAGAAATTATTGAACCCCTGCTGAGTGTGGTTCACGACTCCCAGGTGGCAGTACGTTCTACAGCGATTGAAGCCCTCAGCAGTTTCCATGACTCCAGAATTCCACCTATTCTACTTGAAGCGTTGGAGGATAGTGCAGCCATGGTGAGAAAAGACGCTGTAGCGGGTTTAGGCTTGCGCTCCGATTTGTGGGCAGAATTAGATTTACTCAATCGTCTGCAACCTTTACTTTATGACTTCAATCGAGACGTTTGCCAGCAAGCGGCGATCGCATTAGGACGCTCAAAAACTGATGAGGCGGCTGAGGCACTATTTGAGGTGATTCAATCCCCCGCAACACCTGTTCCTTTACAAATCAACTTCATCCGTGCCTTGGGCTGGGTAGAAACAACTAAAGCTTTAGACTATTTAGAGCACGCACTGGCGGTTGTATCGGTGGAAGGCGTGCAGGAAATTATCACAGTACTGGGACGCGTAGAACAACCAGGGCTTAAAATTAGAGCGGCTCAGATTCTCCTCGATTTCTTCCATTCAGAACACTCAGCCGCCCAGTCTATTCCTGTCAGACAAGCGCTGACACAAGCCTGGGGTCACTTAGGAGAACAAAGTGCCATAGATGCATTGTTAGGATTATTGGCAGATCCGGCGGACAGTACCAGACTCCATGCGATCGCCGCTTTGAAAAACTTCCCTACGGCTTATCAGCAGTTAGAACAGTTGGCGATTGACGAGAACCTAACACCGGCTCTAAAACAAGGAATTGCGATCGCCCTGGCAGAATGGTGAGTTTAGTGATGAGGAATCGCCATAGCCGCAGGCCAAACGTCCTATATCAAAATCTTAATTCCCCATTTAGGCTTGATAGACCAACTTCCAACTCACCATTAATAGGATGGAATAAATCACAAAGCGGAGAGTCCGTTGAGGGGTGATTTTGCACAGCTTCGCACCCACTAATACACCCGGTACTGTACCCAACCAGATGGGTAATACCAAACTCCAGTCAACCGTCCCCAGCGTGAGGTGTCCCAGGGAAGTAAACAGCAACAAAATAGCGGCTTGTGAAATATCGGTACCCACCAACTTCCGAGAGTCAAGGCGGAAAAAGGCGATCAGCACCAGCGCAAACATCGAACCGGAGGATACGCTCGTTAAACCCACCATACAACCTAAAACGGCACCCACACTGACGGTTTGAAGACGACCCGACTTCGTTTTTAAGTCAAACTTGGGCAGTTCAGGTAACTTTAACTTTGGCACAAACGTCTTGAGCAGTAACTGCGCCAGTGCCGACACCGTGACGACTAACATCATGGCACCGATCAAGCGGAGCAGGATGTAATCCAGGTTAATGCCTCCCATATGCTGGAGCAGATATAAAATCCCGACTCCCGTCAGTGAACCGGGTACACTCCCCAAAGCCAGCCATTTGACTACTTGCAGGTCAAGGGTTTGCTGCCGCCAGTGCTTGACGCCGCCAATAACCTTCATTAATGTAGCTGCCACTACATCAGAGCTAACCGCGATCGAAGGTGGAACTTGGAACAGGAAAATCAACATCGGAGTGATGAGGGATGCTCCGCCTACTCCCGTTAATCCAACGACGATGCCAACTAAGAAACTTAAGAGCGGTAGTAAGAAGTAATGCATACAAGCTGTTCTGCCTTAGAGGGTGAGAGTGTGAAAGCGATATTTCTTCGGATAGATGCGCTTCACACTGGTAGTCCGCTTTAGCGTTTCTGCGAAAATACAGCTACGCCGACAAGCAAGACGTTGGTAGTAGACACAGCCCTTTTGCGTGAGTTCACGCGCTTCTGTCCGTAACAAAGCTTCGGTGGATTCAATCTACGGTAAGTCGAGCGACTTACGGGTATAAAATGTTATTAAAATCTTATTCGGCTTCTTGTCTAATTGGCAAGAGTTAGAGTAATTTCATCAACTCTTATTATGTTTGAGCCGTAAAGTTCATCGAATCTTTAATTCTTGTGCTATTAAAAGCAAGCCACGATGCCTTATATGGAAGCTTGGAACAATCTCCCCTAATCCCGCTTTCATCATGTGGGATTCAAGGAACTTCGAGCCGCAAGAAAAAAAACTGACTCCCTAATCCCGCTCTCATCATGTGGGATTCAAGGAACTTCGAGCAGCAGGGAAAAAAAATGACTCCACTAATCCCGCGCTCATCATGTGGGATTCAAGGAACTTCGAGCAGCCAAAAAAAACTGATATATCAACGCCAAAAATGTTATAATTTTATACTTTATTTTATCAGTGTATTTCAACCCATAGTAATTGGGAAAAATAGTCGGTTTATTTTACTTTGTTGGAAAAATATTAGAGCTTGAAAAAGGTGCTTCTCAGCTTTGATAATTTTGGTTACATCTGATTGAAACTCACTTTTCGGAATTTTTAACGAATTGGCTTAAATCTAACAATTTGACACCTCCCTTGCCCACAACCAAGGGTAGTTTTCCATCCCAGCGATCTATGGCTTGTTTGTGCAGTATCTCTGGAGTTAAAGTCACACGCAGCAACCTTTGCGCTTCAGCTTCTCCGCGTGCTAAATTCACCTTAGCCTCTGCCTCTTTTATAGCCCTTAACACGACAAACCCTGCCTTCTTAGCCTCTTGCTCGGCAATTTGTTTCGCTTCAACGGCATCACTAAATCGCGGAGAGAAGTGAACATGTACCAAAGAAATATCATCGACATCAATGTGATAATTATTGAGTCTTGTCATTAATGATTCATCTACACCCGCTTTGACTTCTCCGCGCTTGGTAATAATTTCTTCAGCTGTGTACTCGGCTATGACAGCTTTTAGTACTTCTTCTACGGCTGGGTTAATAATTCGCTCGACGATAGCTCTCTCGTCCCCAATTTGCTGAAAAGTCGCATTAACTTTTTCTGGGATAATATGCCAGTTGAGAGCGACATCGGTGAAAACTTCTTGAAGGTCTTTCGAGGAGGCTTCGGCAGCAATTTCCTGCTTTTGTACGCGAACGCTCAAATTTTTCACAGTATTAACGATAGGGATTATCAGGTGAATTCCTTCTCCGAGTACTGTGTCCTGCACTTTGCCGAACTGCATTAGGACACCTCGTTCTCCAGCATTGACAATTACGAAAGGTGAGAAAATGATAACTGCCAGCGATAAGATTAGAAGGAATCGAACTGCTCTGTAGAGAGCTTTTTTTGATGTCATAATCGGTTGATGCGGCGGATTGAGACCCTAGTTGATGAATGACTTTAAAAAGTTTATCGAGGTAGTAACTCCTGTTGGCATCACAATAAAATAGCCTTAGTCAAGAATAAGTGATTTCTGCCTAAGGCTAAACTTCCCAATATATAGCCTTTCTCAAATAGATGAAATACATCAACAGCATTAAGTAAACAGCAGTCAAGGGCTTGTGGTGTATCTCAGTTATTCGAGAACCGCTATAAATATATTAGGATTATTGAATTGCTACTTTTAATCCTGATTAAACACCAGAGAAGAGAACGGGAGCTTCTAGAATTTTAAACTGAATCAAAGCCAAAATCACAAGAGTGTAAACGGCTGAGGAAACTAAACCCATTAATAACTCTTTTTTCAAGTTACGATCTTTGGGTTGCTCCTGAAAAACATCCACAGCCCCTACTTGCATTAAGAGAATCCCTAAAATATTTGAAATCCAATATCCTGCGATCGCGCAAGGCAGGAGTAAATCGGGGTTAAACCAACTACAGATATACCCAAAGCCATAAGCAATGGGCAGGTTAAAAAACAGGTCATTCCAAAATGATAGGGGTGAAAGCAAAAATCCAAGTACCAAAAGGAATCCGCCTCTGAGCTTTTTCAACCAAACTTTGAGGCTGAATTCCTCTGGCACGAGCTGTTGTAACGACTCGGAAGCCCCCTGTCCTACGAAAGGAAGCTCGTCAATGACTGTTTTGGCCTTTTCCATCGAACTGCGTTATCCCGATATACTTACCGTAGTTTAATCGAGAGAGTCAGTAAACGTCTAGTACATAACCAGGGATTGGGGGTGAGGACTGACACACAGCATCTCTAGAGGCAATCTCCTCACCTCATTGGCGGTTGTGGTTGCCCAGCTTTTTCTTTTACGCAAGATCTTTCACGCAAGATAGAGAGGCAATAGGTTCACTCCTAGGTGGCGTAAAGCCATACCCCTTGTGATGGAGGGGGATTTAGGCTCTCAGCCACGGCAGGAGACTAAAGGTGCCTCGCTCGTACATGATAAATAGACCTAGGGCAATCAAGACAAAAGGGACAATGGCATGACCATAGCGACTCAAAACCTGAGCAATGTTCGGTTGACGCGTTAATTGGTAAGCGCAAATACACCAAACGCCTACCATCAAAAAAAAGACAATGATAATCACTCCCAGCCTGAGGAGGCTACTCCCGGCAAACAACGGAATGTAGATGCTGATATTGTCACCCCCATTGGCAAACGTTACCGCCGCCACTTGATACGTTGGGGGAGAAATCACACTTGAGAGGAAGGAGATTAGCGGGTTACGAGGTGAAGACGGCTCAAAATTAGGGGTTACCGTTTGCACCTGCGGTGTATCGTCTTTTTGCCGAGTCACCAGTTGCCTGATGCCAATGGCAATGGGTAGAAGTCCGAGTAATCCAATCCATTCGCGGGATACCACCAAGCCACCAAAAAACCCCGGTAAGCTGGCGAGGATGAGGACTGTAAAACCCAGGTACTGACCCACTACAATATGACGACGCCGGAAGTTAGCATCGACTTGAGTAAAAAATACCAGCAGGATAACGATGTCATCAATATTAGTGGCGGCGAAGGCTGTGATCCCTTCAGTGATAGCTGTCCCAAAGTCACTCATGAGGGGGTAGAGCCGAGATTCCTATAAAAAAGTGCCCATTTTGGAGAAAACACTCTGTACGTTCGCGTTTCGAGTGTACTACGTTTGAGTCTGCCTAAGATTCAGGCACAACACACGGGGAAAATCCCCAAGTAATAGCCCACCGTTTCGATAACCCCGTTATGGCCCAAAGGTGCAGCCGGAGGTCCTATGAGGATGGGGAAGAGATGCTTTAAACGCTTAAAAAAGGGGTTTACAACTCAGATTAGGTATAAACATAGCCCCTATAAATATCCATATAACCCGCTTTGCTGGCTCCTAGTGGGGTAACAAAACCTTGAATAGCAGCCGTATTCCCCTCATTCTCCTCTAACTAATCGACTTTAAGGTTTGTTATTCAAATGCAGCATTCAACAACATAGGGTTGAGGGGGGCTGTAAACACAAAATAGATGACACCAGCTCCCAAGATGGTGACGGCAAGGCTGAACAGAAGTAGCCAACGGTCAGATGGTTCATAGGTATCTTCGTCGATATCGTGGCGAACGGAAAAGTAGTGCTGGGTTGAGAGTAACACCGTGAGCAGACCCACCAATGAGAAGAGCAAACCTAATTTCCATCCCGTGCCGGGACGGGGAATCAAGGGAGGTTGAAAGTGACGAAGGCGAACGATGACAACGCCAAAACCCATCATAGCGATCGCAGTGCGTATCCATGCTAAGTAAGTGCGTTCGTTCGCTAAGTGATCTCGCACTCGCGAAGGATTTCGTCGTCCTTGTTGCTTGGTTTCTATCTCTTGAGATTTTGTATCTACCGTGGTGGCCTTAGTCTCTACTTTGGTTGGTTTGAATTGTAACTGCATCAATAACACCCCTTATTCTCGCTCAGATGTACAACTAAAACAACTAGAGAGCCTCAATATTATTTTTATTCAGAGGCTGTTGCTTGATAAATTTTGATTCCCCTCAATCTCCTCGCTCTCATCTCCACCTCAAAAAGGGTGAACTTGCAGGGAGTGAGAATTTCTCATTTTTCAGGTTGCAATCGGAGATGAAAGTGAGGATGAGAAGCGAGGGAGAACCGTTCAGACTAGACGATTCAACGCCTGTTGAGATAGCTAGGTTTCGGCGCAACGGATGAGGCTTCGGGTTGAGCCTTCGCCTGTTCCGGGGACTTGCTCTGTCCTTGCGTGTTCGGAGAATTATTGGATTCTACGACATTTTTTTCGGGGTTGGTGGTCATAACCACTAAATTATCTCCCTTCAATTTTTTAGCCGTCGGCGCATTAGCAACGCGTGTATCGATCACGGCTTGTGACACTTTGGGAATAAACCAGTTAGCTTCACCCGTTTTGAGGATTTGAGTGGGAGGGATGCTGAATTCTATCGCACCGGTGTCTGCATTAGTTCTCACGATTAACTGAGTTCCATCAACCACCTTGATTGCAGCAGGCCCTGCTAATTCTTCATTCTGTCCGTTAGAGCTTATCGTTGTTTGGGCATCACTGGGTAGATAAACACCCTGACAATCCCATTTATTTTTGGTTGTCTGACCATCAGCTAAGAAATATAGGCCATTAGCATAGGGGTAATCTTCTTCGTCATCATCATCATCAAACTTAGGTTGTGGCCCATAGACAGCGAGTGTTTTTCCCGTTGCATTTTCACACTGCCCCCAGTTGATTCCGGTCTCTAGAGCATATTTTTGAAACTCTAGTTCATCGATTTTGTTTTGGATTTGCTCAGGGTTATAATTTTCGGTTTGAGCTTGTGTCTCTTGCGCCATCTTCAAGGCATTAAGACTTTGATTTACCTCAATATAGTCAGGATTTTTGAGAAAACTTGGCTTGTCAGCCCATGAAGGTTGAGCAAACAATAAATTTGCAATCAATATCAAACTTACTAAAAGGAAATTTGCAAGTTTCATGACTTTCTCCTAGGAAAGGTTAGTGAATTGTTTTTGTGAAATTATTGGAGGGGCGAGAATTACAAACTTGTGACGACGATTCAATTCCCAAATTTGTTCAACCCGAATTTTTACGGTCGTATTATTAATCATTTTATCACCTGGTTTTATTTTAAAATTTAAATTTTATCTAATTTAATTTGCCCAAAAAATTAGGTTAATTTCATTCAAAACATGGATAAATTTATCCATGTGTTACTGAACTTATATTAATTTTTCCAAGCCAAATCATCTAACTTTTGAGAGAGATGGGAAGATGGGAAGGTAGAATTTAGAGTTGCAGTTGAACAAAAATTCCCTGCCAATATTTACCTCCAAAGCGCTGGTTCCAGTCTTTGGGACTACTCATATTCTAGGGAAACGCTCAGGTTTGACCAAGAGCCAACTTCAATTTTTGGCGAGTTCTTCCAAGCGACTGTTAATAGTGAAAAGACCAGTTAAACACAGACAACTTAATCCTAGGGCTAGTGGTGTTAACGCCTGACTTTCCAAAACAATAAACACACCTAATCCGATTAAAACGAACGGAACAAAAGTGCTGCCATGGCGACTTAAAAGGTGAGCAATTGCTTTCTGGTGAGTTAATTTATAGGCGGCGTAACACCAAACTCCAACCAGCACAAAGAATATACCCAAAATTCCCACTAAACTCTCGAAGCTACTACTGGCAAACAAAGGGACATAAATCCCAATATTGTCACTGCCATTAGCCATCGTGACAGCAGCAACACTGTAAGCTTGGGGAGACAGAAAGCTAGCGAATGAAGATTGATTTAATGGTTCAATTTCTGCCTCATCCTCTTCAGCGGAATCGCTTTCTGTGTTCAGTAAGCGCATCAGTCCGAAAGCGATGGGCACTAAGCCTAAAAGTCCAATCCAGTGGCGTGGCAAGATTAAGCCACCAAAAAAGCCGGGAAGGCTAGCTACCACTAATGCAGCGAATCCGAGATACTGACCAATAACAATATGTCGTCTACGAAATGTCGAATTCACCTGAGAAAAAAACAGTAACAGGATGACAATATCGTCGAGGTTGGTGGCACTGAAGGCAGCTAATCCGGTGGGAATTGAAGTGACTAAGTCGTTCATTTCTTTCTGTCCTGT from the Microcoleus sp. AS-A8 genome contains:
- a CDS encoding HEAT repeat domain-containing protein, whose protein sequence is MLELLQQATAAAHQGNWSLLNQCLQHLPLGTNATEVDAQSATLNETDLEQVLNLALEVLDAGDFRERWEVAKLFPKLGERAIAPLIEILEDDEAEMEARWFAGRILAEFNHPTVIITLVNLLRTAEDEDLALMATNALSSLGNSAVNGLADLLLDPETRLLATTALSQIRRPEIIEPLLSVVHDSQVAVRSTAIEALSSFHDSRIPPILLEALEDSAAMVRKDAVAGLGLRSDLWAELDLLNRLQPLLYDFNRDVCQQAAIALGRSKTDEAAEALFEVIQSPATPVPLQINFIRALGWVETTKALDYLEHALAVVSVEGVQEIITVLGRVEQPGLKIRAAQILLDFFHSEHSAAQSIPVRQALTQAWGHLGEQSAIDALLGLLADPADSTRLHAIAALKNFPTAYQQLEQLAIDENLTPALKQGIAIALAEW
- a CDS encoding sulfite exporter TauE/SafE family protein, with amino-acid sequence MHYFLLPLLSFLVGIVVGLTGVGGASLITPMLIFLFQVPPSIAVSSDVVAATLMKVIGGVKHWRQQTLDLQVVKWLALGSVPGSLTGVGILYLLQHMGGINLDYILLRLIGAMMLVVTVSALAQLLLKTFVPKLKLPELPKFDLKTKSGRLQTVSVGAVLGCMVGLTSVSSGSMFALVLIAFFRLDSRKLVGTDISQAAILLLFTSLGHLTLGTVDWSLVLPIWLGTVPGVLVGAKLCKITPQRTLRFVIYSILLMVSWKLVYQA
- a CDS encoding prohibitin family protein; the protein is MTSKKALYRAVRFLLILSLAVIIFSPFVIVNAGERGVLMQFGKVQDTVLGEGIHLIIPIVNTVKNLSVRVQKQEIAAEASSKDLQEVFTDVALNWHIIPEKVNATFQQIGDERAIVERIINPAVEEVLKAVIAEYTAEEIITKRGEVKAGVDESLMTRLNNYHIDVDDISLVHVHFSPRFSDAVEAKQIAEQEAKKAGFVVLRAIKEAEAKVNLARGEAEAQRLLRVTLTPEILHKQAIDRWDGKLPLVVGKGGVKLLDLSQFVKNSEK
- a CDS encoding cadmium resistance transporter, translated to MSDFGTAITEGITAFAATNIDDIVILLVFFTQVDANFRRRHIVVGQYLGFTVLILASLPGFFGGLVVSREWIGLLGLLPIAIGIRQLVTRQKDDTPQVQTVTPNFEPSSPRNPLISFLSSVISPPTYQVAAVTFANGGDNISIYIPLFAGSSLLRLGVIIIVFFLMVGVWCICAYQLTRQPNIAQVLSRYGHAIVPFVLIALGLFIMYERGTFSLLPWLRA
- a CDS encoding DUF202 domain-containing protein gives rise to the protein MQLQFKPTKVETKATTVDTKSQEIETKQQGRRNPSRVRDHLANERTYLAWIRTAIAMMGFGVVIVRLRHFQPPLIPRPGTGWKLGLLFSLVGLLTVLLSTQHYFSVRHDIDEDTYEPSDRWLLLFSLAVTILGAGVIYFVFTAPLNPMLLNAAFE
- a CDS encoding cadmium resistance transporter, with translation MNDLVTSIPTGLAAFSATNLDDIVILLLFFSQVNSTFRRRHIVIGQYLGFAALVVASLPGFFGGLILPRHWIGLLGLVPIAFGLMRLLNTESDSAEEDEAEIEPLNQSSFASFLSPQAYSVAAVTMANGSDNIGIYVPLFASSSFESLVGILGIFFVLVGVWCYAAYKLTHQKAIAHLLSRHGSTFVPFVLIGLGVFIVLESQALTPLALGLSCLCLTGLFTINSRLEELAKN